The DNA region TCTGACTTGGTGAACCACCACGCCTTTATCTTCTGCTGCTTGTTGCCAACTCGACACGTTAGAGTAATGGTCGAGGGCTGAAACAATGATCTCATCGCCCTCTTTCCAATCTCGACTAATAGCGCGACTTAGCTGGAAAGTCAGTGATGTCATGTTGGCACCAAATACGATGTTGCCAGACGATGGTGCATTTAATAGCGCTTGTGCAGACTCACGAGCTGACTGCATCACTTCGACCGTTGCTTGACTCGAAAAATAATGGCCTCCAAGGTTCGAATTGAGTCGGCCAAGATAGCTTACTATACTATCGAGAACGGATTGCGGCACTTGTGAACCGCCAGGACCGTCAAAAAACGTAACTGGACGGTCGTTATAATACTGAGCCAGTGCGGGAAATTGTTCTCGGATCTGATTAAGATTGAAGTTCATTTCGTTTGTCCGTCGCTGTCAGTACAAATACATCCATATGACCTTCTTGGTCATTAATCACTGAGCGAATTGGCACCGCGTTGTGCCACAATTTGCTGTCTGCCAGCATTGCCACTTCGCCATTTTCCAATACTTTACGGAAAAAAGGCGCTTGGTTGTGGCTGCTGTAAAGCATGATGTCGCCACCCATGATGTTGTGACGCCCTACACCGACTAATGCAATGTGGTCAAAACCATCTTGGTGTACCCCTTCCGGTGCAACTTGGGTCTCATCGTAAATCGCGGTGATTCGAATTTGATGGATCTCGATTTCCTGACCGTCTGGTAAGTGGTTTGCATTAACGAACAACTCACACATTTCACGGAAACCTTCACTGGAAAGAATCCCTTTTTCAATCGGCTGAAACTGGCGAATCACATCACCTTGGAAACGGTTGATATCAGAAGATTGTACAAAGCTGTTCTTGTTTAAATCGACAACCTGACCGTTTTCAAACCCAACCACAGAGTAACGACGAAGACGATATTGGCCATCGGCATGTTCTGTCCGAGGTAGGCCTTCAAAGGAAGGAGAAAGTTGCTCAATCGCTGCCATGCTGAGCTGAGTTAAATGTAGGGTGTTCTCTCGTGAATGTAACATCATTGGCTCCTTTAATGAGGCACATTTAGCTTGTTTGAATTAACATTTAATTTACATCTTAGGATACGCAAATATTCTGCGATTACCAGAATTTGACGTTGATAGCTTCAACAAAAAAGAAAAAACAACACTTAGCACTACAATTAACATCAAC from Vibrio hyugaensis includes:
- a CDS encoding 2OG-Fe dioxygenase family protein, which encodes MLHSRENTLHLTQLSMAAIEQLSPSFEGLPRTEHADGQYRLRRYSVVGFENGQVVDLNKNSFVQSSDINRFQGDVIRQFQPIEKGILSSEGFREMCELFVNANHLPDGQEIEIHQIRITAIYDETQVAPEGVHQDGFDHIALVGVGRHNIMGGDIMLYSSHNQAPFFRKVLENGEVAMLADSKLWHNAVPIRSVINDQEGHMDVFVLTATDKRNELQS